In the Pirellulales bacterium genome, one interval contains:
- a CDS encoding c-type cytochrome domain-containing protein produces MTSRLVFILCVFGLATSPGTPASLAQDQPAAVGFSKDIAPVLLKNCQACHGQNDAKGGFQLVNYTALMKPGDSSSASITPGKPDDSEVLRLINSPDKDERMPKDGDPLPADKIALIKKWIEEGAKFDGPDPNATLASIAPKEPRPAAPQAYARTIPLTALAFRPDGQEMAVGGYYEITIWNPATGALLRRIGNVDQRTFALAYNNDGTLLAAASGTPGVSGEVALFDPNQGTVAKMLANMSDVAMDVQFNPAGNKLAACSADRSIRIFDVATGAQDKIIEDHADWVMGIAWSPDGTKLASASRDKTAKVFDAVKGESLATFPGHQEAVYGVSFSADGTQILTGGGNKVVHVWKPDDGAKIADIGGFGGEVFKVLVRKDMVYTCSADKTARQHKTADRGQVRVFSGHTDWIYSLAYNEATQRLATGSFDGEVRVWNLADGAQVAAFKAAPGYAPPAAPASAAAK; encoded by the coding sequence ATGACGTCGAGGCTTGTCTTTATTCTCTGCGTATTCGGTTTGGCCACCAGCCCCGGGACACCCGCTTCCCTCGCCCAAGACCAGCCGGCCGCCGTTGGCTTTTCCAAAGACATCGCGCCGGTCCTGCTGAAAAATTGCCAGGCCTGTCACGGGCAAAACGACGCCAAGGGCGGCTTTCAGCTTGTCAATTACACCGCGCTGATGAAGCCGGGCGACTCCAGCTCGGCGTCGATCACGCCCGGCAAGCCCGATGACAGCGAAGTGCTGCGGCTGATCAACTCGCCAGACAAGGACGAGCGGATGCCCAAGGACGGCGATCCGCTGCCGGCCGACAAGATCGCGCTGATCAAGAAATGGATCGAAGAAGGGGCCAAGTTCGACGGTCCCGACCCCAACGCCACGCTGGCCTCGATCGCGCCCAAAGAGCCGCGGCCGGCCGCGCCGCAGGCCTACGCGCGCACCATTCCGCTCACCGCTTTGGCGTTCCGGCCCGACGGCCAGGAGATGGCCGTCGGCGGCTACTATGAAATCACCATCTGGAATCCGGCCACCGGTGCCTTGCTGCGCCGCATCGGCAACGTCGATCAGCGGACTTTCGCCTTGGCGTACAACAACGACGGCACGCTCTTGGCCGCGGCCAGCGGCACGCCGGGAGTCTCCGGCGAAGTCGCTCTTTTCGATCCCAACCAAGGCACGGTCGCCAAGATGCTCGCCAACATGTCCGATGTGGCCATGGACGTGCAGTTCAACCCGGCCGGAAACAAGCTGGCTGCTTGTTCGGCCGACCGCTCCATCCGCATCTTCGACGTCGCCACCGGCGCGCAGGACAAGATCATCGAAGACCATGCCGACTGGGTGATGGGCATCGCCTGGAGTCCCGATGGCACGAAGCTCGCCTCGGCCAGCCGCGACAAGACGGCCAAGGTGTTCGACGCCGTCAAAGGCGAGTCGCTGGCCACCTTCCCCGGCCATCAAGAAGCGGTGTATGGCGTTTCGTTCTCGGCCGACGGCACGCAGATCCTCACGGGCGGCGGCAATAAAGTGGTCCACGTGTGGAAGCCCGACGACGGCGCCAAGATCGCCGACATCGGCGGCTTCGGCGGCGAGGTGTTTAAGGTGTTGGTGCGGAAAGATATGGTTTATACCTGTTCGGCCGACAAGACCGCCCGGCAGCACAAGACGGCCGACCGCGGGCAGGTGCGCGTCTTCAGCGGCCATACCGATTGGATTTACTCGCTGGCCTACAACGAAGCGACGCAGCGGCTGGCCACCGGCAGTTTCGACGGCGAAGTGCGGGTTTGGAACCTGGCCGACGGCGCCCAAGTGGCCGCCTTCAAGGCCGCTCCCGGTTATGCTCCTCCTGCCGCCCCGGCCTCGGCGGCTGCAAAATAA
- a CDS encoding DUF4058 family protein: MPSPFPGMNPFLEQADAWEDFQQDFLVRAREALMAEVGKNYLVKIEARLYLHELSAEERRFFGRADVAVASRAEKHEPSTAASVAAPVQLVLPAVDVERQTFLEIRDRRNRRVVSVVELLSPASKTPGADRDAYLGKRGEILAGQTHLVEIDLRRGGKRPHPPDLPPCDYYALVSRYEDRPKVGFWPIALRERLPVVRVPLAAPDPDAHLDLQGVLDRAYDAAGFGTYIYSETPEPPLAPDEAAWAATFLPNRD, encoded by the coding sequence ATGCCATCCCCATTTCCGGGAATGAATCCCTTCCTCGAGCAAGCGGACGCCTGGGAGGACTTCCAACAGGACTTTCTCGTCCGTGCGCGCGAAGCGCTGATGGCTGAGGTCGGCAAGAATTATCTTGTCAAAATTGAAGCACGGCTTTATTTGCACGAACTTTCGGCGGAGGAGCGCCGATTTTTCGGACGCGCCGATGTGGCCGTGGCCTCACGCGCCGAAAAACACGAGCCCTCCACCGCTGCCAGCGTGGCGGCGCCGGTGCAATTGGTGCTGCCCGCCGTCGATGTCGAGCGGCAGACGTTTCTGGAAATCCGCGACCGGCGAAATCGGCGTGTGGTCAGCGTGGTGGAATTGCTGAGCCCCGCGAGCAAGACCCCCGGCGCCGACCGCGACGCCTACTTGGGTAAGCGCGGCGAAATCCTGGCGGGACAGACGCACCTGGTGGAGATCGATCTCCGACGCGGCGGAAAGCGGCCACACCCGCCCGATTTGCCGCCGTGCGACTACTATGCGCTGGTCAGCCGCTACGAAGACCGCCCGAAGGTCGGATTTTGGCCGATCGCTTTGCGCGAGCGGTTGCCGGTCGTGCGAGTGCCCCTTGCCGCGCCCGATCCCGACGCGCATCTCGACTTGCAAGGCGTGCTCGACCGCGCTTATGACGCGGCCGGCTTCGGCACTTATATCTACAGCGAAACCCCGGAGCCGCCCTTGGCGCCGGACGAGGCCGCCTGGGCCGCCACATTCCTGCCGAATCGGGATTGA